One Neodiprion pinetum isolate iyNeoPine1 chromosome 1, iyNeoPine1.2, whole genome shotgun sequence genomic window carries:
- the drm gene encoding protein drumstick isoform X2, with the protein MFAIMPMETEGHGREFARRQKMRAKCSVEFVCKYCQRRFTKPYNLMIHERSHKDDVTFTCEVCGKSFKRQDNLKQHRCGWR; encoded by the coding sequence ATGTTCGCGATAATGCCCATGGAAACGGAGGGGCACGGCAGGGAATTCGCGCGGCGACAGAAGATGCGCGCCAAGTGCAGCGTCGAGTTCGTGTGCAAGTACTGCCAGCGTCGCTTCACCAAACCCTACAACCTAATGATTCACGAACGCAGTCACAAGGACGACGTTACCTTCACCTGCGAGGTATGCGGCAAGTCCTTCAAACGGCAGGACAACCTTAAGCAGCACAg